DNA sequence from the Podospora pseudocomata strain CBS 415.72m chromosome 2 map unlocalized CBS415.72m_2.2, whole genome shotgun sequence genome:
GCAACAGTCATGCCCGACATGGGCTGAATAGCTACCTCGCCGTGGACGAGCCCATGGTTCTTGAAGCCTGGGATCTTCGACTTGAAAATCAGATCGCCAATCAGGTGGTCCTCGCAGATGTAGGACGAGAAATAGTCGACACCCCGCCCACGAGCAGCATCGGCGGGGGGAATGAGGGGGTTGCGAGCGGGGTCGGTCAGGCGTTCCAAGTGAGACTTGCGAAACATGTTGCTCTTGCCAACGACACAGGGGGCGATACCAACTGTATTGATGGCGCTGTAGAATTTTGCGTGGGTGGTTGCCATGAACATCTCTTCGAGCCTGCCGCCATAGTCAAGGAGGCTCTTTGGCGCGCTGGTGTTGATAGGCCCCGACAGAAGTGCCTGTTCCTCTTCTGTCGCTGTCTTTGGCGTCTCGAGATCAATAACGAGAGGTAGTTGGTGGACAAACTTGTAGGGCTTGGTGCGAGTTCCATCGGGCAAGAAACCGTCCAGCTTGTCCACCATTCTTCCTGCCGAGTTGGCCCCAAGCCAAACATTACAGTCTGCTATCCAAATAATATCGCCCTTAGCCTCTCGGTATGCGCGGCTGATGTTGCGGATTTTGGGATTTGGCCCAAGCTTGTCAATGTGcccgccatcgccatgcaAAACAGGATCTTGCTCCTCAACGAACACCTTGGCGTCAAAGTCAGGATAGGCAGCGACGACTTTCTGTAGAACCGGGTAGGCTGGATCTCTCGTCGAATCAACGCATAGGTAGATGGTGAGCTTCGACTTGGGGTAGGCAAGCTGGAAGGTTGACGCGAGACATTCGTAGAGGCCAGCCTCGGCGCCCTTTACCGGTCGAATGACGGTGATGT
Encoded proteins:
- the HSX11_3 gene encoding Ceramide glucosyltransferase (COG:I; COG:M; CAZy:GT21; EggNog:ENOG503NX2E), translating into MPAHNDQMPMIVQGAALVSFVWTCIIVSVQGIGICKILRNNSAPHPKPFSPTLEKDEVPHITVIRPVKGAEAGLYECLASTFQLAYPKSKLTIYLCVDSTRDPAYPVLQKVVAAYPDFDAKVFVEEQDPVLHGDGGHIDKLGPNPKIRNISRAYREAKGDIIWIADCNVWLGANSAGRMVDKLDGFLPDGTRTKPYKFVHQLPLVIDLETPKTATEEEQALLSGPINTSAPKSLLDYGGRLEEMFMATTHAKFYSAINTVGIAPCVVGKSNMFRKSHLERLTDPARNPLIPPADAARGRGVDYFSSYICEDHLIGDLIFKSKIPGFKNHGLVHGEVAIQPMSGMTVAAYIARRVRWLRVRKWTVLTATLVEPGVESLIGCLHMAFAFTTLPWFRSFFGIPPTWKAFGTIWISAVTVWMVVDRLLSAKLHKLQSVDVDENTPAFALGSTRTGGIKKKPFLTWFAAWLGREFLAFPIWTWAVLLGATVNWRGQTFRVRPDMSVTRLDDVEGTSLRPSTPAAAEGANSCRSTSKDRVD